A single region of the Nicotiana sylvestris chromosome 6, ASM39365v2, whole genome shotgun sequence genome encodes:
- the LOC104238073 gene encoding subtilisin-like protease SBT1.2 isoform X4 has translation MELNIQFYFLYFLLCFIPLLQAQNLQTYIVQLHPHATTRTPFSSKLQWHLSFLEKFISSGEDSTSRLLYSYHSAFEGFAALLSENELKSLRKSNNVLSIFPERKLDIQTTYSYKFLGLSPTKEGTWLKSGFGRGSIIGVLDTGVWPESPSFSDHGMLPIPKKWKGTCQEGQDFNSSSCNRKLIGARFFHIGHMVASKASTPLDLMDEYLSPRDSQGHGTHTASTAGGAPVPMASVLGNGAGEARGMAPGAHIAIYKVCWSSGCYSSDILAAMDAAIRDGVDILSLSLGGFPVPLYEDTIAIGSFRATEHGISVVCAAGNNGPIQSSVANEAPWISTIGASTLDRKFPAIIQLGNGKYVYGESLYPGKQVHNSPKILELVYLTDGDNGSEFCLRGSLPKSKVHGKIVVCDRGVNGRAEKGQVVKESGGVAMILANTAVNLEEDSVDVHVLPATLIGFDESIQLQNYINSTRKPTARIIFGGTVIGKSRAPAVAQFSSRGPSFTDPSILKPDLIAPGVNIIAAWPQNIGPSGLPEDTRRVNFTVLSGTSMACPHVSGIAALLHSVYPKWTPAAIRSALMTTADTTDHKGKPIMDGDTPAGIFAIGAGHVNPGKADDPGLIYDIQANDYITHLCTLGQEKQER, from the exons ATGGAACTCAATATCCAATTTTACTTTCTTTATTTCCTGCTATGTTTTATTCCCCTACTACAAGCTCAAAATTTACAAACTTACATAGTACAATTACATCCACATGCAACAACAAGAACCCCTTTTAGTTCTAAACTTCAATGGCACCTTTCATTTCTTGAAAAATTCATTTCCTCAGGAGAAGACTCTACTTCTCGACTTTTGTACTCTTACCATTCTGCATTTGAAGGTTTTGCAGCTTTGTTATCTGAAAATGAGCTAAAGTCACTGAGGAAATCAAATAATGTGTTGTCCATTTTTCCAGAGAGGAAACTTGACATTCAGACAACTTACTCTTACAAGTTCTTAGGACTTAGTCCTACAAAGGAAG GTACATGGTTAAAGTCTGGATTTGGTCGAGGGTCGATAATTGGAGTTCTTGATACTGGAGTATGGCCTGAGAGTCCAAGTTTTTCTGATCATGGGATGCTTCCTATTCCAAAGAAATGGAAGGGTACTTGCCAAGAAGGACAAGATTTCAATTCTTCGAGTTGCAATCGCAAGCTTATTGGTGCAAGGTTCTTCCACATAGGACACATGGTAGCATCAAAGGCATCAACACCActagatttaatggatgaatatTTGTCGCCTCGAGATTCACAAGGACATGGTACACATACAGCATCTACTGCAGGGGGAGCTCCCGTTCCAATGGCGAGTGTTCTTGGAAACGGAGCAGGAGAGGCTCGAGGGATGGCTCCTGGTGCACATATCGCGATATATAAAGTTTGTTGGTCAAGTGGTTGTTATAGTTCTGATATACTTGCAGCAATGGATGCAGCTATTAGAGATGGAGTAGATATATTGTCACTTTCACTTGGTGGTTTTCCTGTTCCACTTTATGAGGATACTATTGCTATTGGCAGTTTTCGCGCTACGGAACATGGAATTTCAGTAGTGTGTGCTGCTGGAAATAATGGCCCAATTCAAAGTTCAGTAGCTAATGAAGCTCCTTGGATTTCCACTATTGGTGCTAGCACACTTGATAGGAAATTTCCAGCAATAATTCAGCTAG GTAACGGCAAATATGTGTATGGAGAATCCTTGTACCCTGGGAAGCAAGTTCATAATTCTCCGAAAATTCTTGAGCTTGTTTATCTCACAGATGGAGATAATGGAAGTGAATTTTGCTTAAGAGGGTCACTACCAAAATCAAAAGTCCATGGAAAAATAGTAGTATGTGATCGCGGAGTCAATGGAAGAGCAGAGAAAGGTCAAGTTGTTAAGGAATCAGGTGGTGTTGCCATGATCTTAGCAAATACAGCAGTAAATTTGGAAGAAGATTCTGTCGACGTCCATGTCCTTCCAGCAACATTGATTGGTTTCGACGAATCAATTCAGTTGCAAAACTATATAAACTCAACACGAAAACCAACAGCTCGAATCATATTTGGAGGCACAGTTATAGGAAAATCTAGAGCACCTGCAGTTGCACAATTTTCCTCAAGGGGTCCAAGTTTTACTGATCCTTCAATTCTCAAACCTGATTTGATTGCTCCAG GTGTAAATATTATAGCTGCTTGGCCGCAAAATATAGGCCCGAGTGGCCTACCTGAGGATACGAGAAGAGTAAACTTCACTGTCTTATCAGGAACTTCAATGGCATGTCCTCATGTTAGTGGGATTGCGGCATTGCTCCATTCAGTTTATCCTAAATGGACACCAGCTGCAATAAGATCCGCGCTAATGACAACTGCTGATACAACTGATCACAAGGGAAAACCAATAATGGACGGCGACACACCAGCTGG